In Setaria viridis chromosome 5, Setaria_viridis_v4.0, whole genome shotgun sequence, the genomic stretch ACACGATTTGGGAAACTTGAAACCAAAGGCAGTTAATGTGAAACTGATCTTGAATTTTGTAGTTGTAGGTTAATGAGATTGATTCAAAGCATTACAGACGCTCTCGATTCAGATGGATGAGGGTATTGCTGCATCCTTTTGGCAGAAATGCAGTGGCCTTTAGGATCAAGGACCAGCCTGAGCAAGCGAGATGTGACGAAGCACACAGTGGCAACAGCAGGCGCCACACCCAGCGGAGGACGCGACAATCAGGCAAAACCCAGCGGGCTGCTGCCGATTTAATTTTGACCGCAGCGCATTCTGAGCCGCCTCCTGCCCATCATCAGGCCATTACCCTACTCAGCCGTGCAGCCTTCAGAGCGCCACATGGAGCCAACCGGACACGGCCGCCCTACGCGTGTACGAGACGCGCAGCACGGTGTGAGTGCGCTGGGCACCTCGGCATGGCATCGATCTGGCCTCTGGCAGCTCCAGGTCCGGCCCTCACCATCTCTGCAATGCAGCTACAGTGCCCTCATACTCAGGCAGAGCCAAAGAATGCTCTTCAATGCGAAGTTACGTACGGCCGGGCAATGCGTACAACGAAGCACAGGTGCGTAGTGGCAAAGCCAAAGAATGCGTTGCTGCAATATGGCAACATGACCATTATGTGCCAGGTTACTGTTATCTACGGCAACAAACGAAGGTAACTCGCTAGTACCACCAGCACTGCTCCGATAGACTCTTCTTCCGGTGGTACTCAAACTTCACAGCTCAGAAGCCCATCAAGACCCAGACAACCATCAACCCGACAGCGCGTTTCGCTATGTATTACAAGTCCGAGGCAGGTGGCAATCACGGGACGACGCTCCCTTCCTTTGCTtcaccttctttcttctcctcatcTTCTTTTCCGGCTGCCTGCAGCTTGGCAATAGCCTCCTGTGGGGGAGGGTGGTCGAACTTGCAGTGCGCGCCATACCTGCACGTGCCAGACCTCATGTAGAAGGCACAGGCCTCGGCGCCCTGCGTAGGCACCAGTGAGCGTCAGTTTGAGTTAACATTAGAAGTCCCAGCTGAGAACCAGCGTACAACACAAAAGCTTTCTTTCCGGTGAGAATGAACATAGAGGTCACAACAATTGATGCTGTAATATAGTCTAGCAATGTTACCTCTCTCCTTGGAAGGCCAGCAAGAGTAAGTGTCACAGGCTGCTCAGGATCCCAGTTTCCGTTGGCACCAGGTTCAGAGCGGTTCATAGGATGGTGAAACTTGCATTTCTGAGAATACTTGCAAAATCCTGTCTTCATGTAAAACTGCAATACACCAAAATGAGAAAAGGACAAAAAGCTCAAATAAGCACAATAAATCAAGCACATAGATGAACTGAATTAGACATTTAAGGAGATGGTCATGCCACATACATCACAAACAGTCTCTCCAGGTCTCTGAGGATATATTGGCACAGGTTCAATCTGTGTTTTACAAAAAGATAGCATATCTTAGTCTGCACTAGGTCATTTTTAGATTCTTATAGGCTATACAGTAGCCCTGTATGGAACATACAGCACCACTTTGCCATTTTTAGATTCTTAGTCTACACTTACCGGCACATGAGTCACATGAAAATCAAAGCTTTGCAGAATATTTGTAGCCGGGTTTAACATCGGCGCCGAGATAATGGGTGCTGGAGTAGGAAGAGTAGTTTGAACCAGTGGAGCTATCAATGCTATATCCACAACTGTGCATGGCGCAAAACaatatcagaaaaaaaaagagggtatAACAACGATTCCAGATGTGTAAAAAGTTGCATCAAAATTGGATGCCATGCAATTGAAGCACTAATGCTGCTGTGACATTGAAGTTGATAAGTACCAGTCTAAACATCGAAAATGGAATGAAAAATTATCTTGTAATCGCTGTCTGAAATTTTGTGGTATAAGGTCAAGATGTTTTATCATGACAACCAAAAGCAGCTAGATGAAAATGGCCACAACCGCAAGAGACTGTCAGTGTCCACAAAACCTAAGCTAATGAGTAACAGACACTTAAGCAAAATTTTGAAGTGTTCCTAGCATAACTTCATGTGTTTTTATCATAACCTCACAACAGAACATATAATATCAGAAGTTCCGGTTCTGTCTTTTCTATACTATTAAGACTTTCTAGAACCTCTAACTTAATGTCAGTGCAAGCTTTTGCTTTCAGCATGATCTGTACATGGCAAGGCTTCTGTTCAACAGGGTCAAGCCAATACATTGCAGGCTAAGTTATGACATTGATTAGAGTGAGCTCCTCATGGTTTTTCTCTATCCTCCCGACAGTAACACAACAAAAACAGAACAAAATGACCCATAGCTTAACTTGAGCAAATGATTAGTTATGAAAAAAATGAACCTGGCCGATAAGGATGGTTGAAGCGACAAATAGAACCATATTTGCAGCTGTAAAAGCACAGCAGGAAAAACAGTCAGATCCCTCCAAACTTTTATTCGGAAGAGGCAAAGGCAACTAAGATGGTGAATTAGTGATCCTGTTGGAGAAGAAGGTACCTGCCTGTCTTCATATAAAACGAGCAGTCCACTTCACCCTGCAATATGGGAGAAGAGGTATTAAGCAATACAAGCTACTTGGGTAGTCAATGTAAAATGTAGTATTAAACTTTAGTTTAGTGACATGTGAAAAGATACTCTAGCAGACGGTACTTTGAGAGAACTAAGAACAAGGAGAGTTGTAGAGAGATAACAATTTGCACTCATCAAAACCTCTAAACCGAGCCTGGATTACCGACAGAATCTCCAGTAGGCATAGAGCATGTTTTACCTTGTTACTTTACTGCATATTTTGCGACAGACTTATTGATACGGTTTCCAAATGAAAAACATGAATAAAACCGGAACTTACTGTATCTAGTGCCACCATAAGACAGGTACAGAAATAAAGTTTACTGCTCTAGCTAAAGTAAAACACCACTTGGTAAACACATACTGGTCTTATAGGAAGCCCCTTTGGGTTATGTGCCTCAGATGGGGCAGTTGGTGCATGCATCTTTGCTGGAACCAGATCATCAGCTGCACCAATGTGTGCTGCTGCATCAGTTGTTGCTGTATATATGGTTTCCTTTGCAATCACGGATGGCATTGGATGATTGAACTTGCAATTTGCACCAAATTTGCATTTGCCTGTTTTTGCATAGAACTGAAATGAAGGACACTTAAGCATTGCACAATGAAAACAATAAAGATAATTGATGATAATAAAAGATGCAAAGGTAGATCTTACGGAACAAACAGGCTCAGAAGGCCTCACTGGTAAGATGGCGCTATCGGCGATTAGAGAATGCTGTATTTCAGGAAAGCAGAGTCATTGAGACTTCATCATGGAGGATTAAAAAAATCTAATAGGCTA encodes the following:
- the LOC117856119 gene encoding zinc finger CCCH domain-containing protein 8, producing MSDPLYPYSRGALPGGDGALPPPRYSDLEVDLIAARYTGTPPPYPSSADVSAFDSHVGAFDYGVGAFDSHVGAFDSGVGAFDSHVGAFDSHIGAFDSRVGAFDSRFGARRSAEALYHQSFMGSHSTVAQNEALYSPNTMAKRPRLESSLPIYPQRPGEKDCAFYMRTRTCKYGEACKFDHPQWVPEGGVPNWKEVPNVEDYYPERPGEPDCPYLVKSNTCRFKSRCKFNHPKEKVNALEAGTDNEHSLIADSAILPVRPSEPVCSFYAKTGKCKFGANCKFNHPMPSVIAKETIYTATTDAAAHIGAADDLVPAKMHAPTAPSEAHNPKGLPIRPGEVDCSFYMKTGSCKYGSICRFNHPYRPVVDIALIAPLVQTTLPTPAPIISAPMLNPATNILQSFDFHVTHVPIEPVPIYPQRPGETVCDFYMKTGFCKYSQKCKFHHPMNRSEPGANGNWDPEQPVTLTLAGLPRREGAEACAFYMRSGTCRYGAHCKFDHPPPQEAIAKLQAAGKEDEEKKEGEAKEGSVVP